The proteins below come from a single Mycobacterium parmense genomic window:
- a CDS encoding PucR family transcriptional regulator, with the protein MAREAPEFASRRIAHRSSENARAQLSNLYGVLILSALMFDGRDADSILETAANAVSSLGAFHTEATYRVANGTLVDGRDPGRKLDSRIDSLVTANLGADLPIELPDGQWRYAIALQAVEGCKGALVIRADIAPSADELFLLRALTQQTAAAMTNADLLKKERALTQERECAIQRLSATISELTRQDKIHATLTAVSGSGSGVQGIADALRELTSLDVIVEDVFGNPRAWSGGREPNPHRPIGGDNREEILRRAAAHGTPQRDGNQIFWLIRQKAKILGVVLLHDPKRNADRLDIVALEHAATVLALEFAHHRVLAETELRLRRDLVEDLLAGTDNESACLRAEALGHDLLVPHTVTVLHWQRGVSGDAIATAARRWATNARMHSLAVRRPTMTVLLTDGVPEPSSLYRAIAVDVSCESGSIGIGSAAATPSELPRSFAEAQRALQVQKESMSPYGGRRFEDLGLYRILDRAGDRPEVHDFVMEWLGPLLSYDRKKNADLVMTLAQYLDCGGNYDAAAESLTIHRSTLRYRLGRIRDISGRDLQDVEDRLNLHIATRIVRISGMRLSQE; encoded by the coding sequence ATGGCGCGCGAGGCCCCTGAATTCGCCTCCAGGCGGATCGCACATCGGTCATCGGAGAACGCCCGCGCCCAGCTCTCGAACCTCTATGGGGTTCTTATCCTTTCGGCGTTGATGTTCGACGGCCGCGACGCCGATTCGATACTCGAGACAGCCGCCAACGCGGTCTCGTCTCTCGGCGCGTTTCACACCGAGGCGACCTATCGAGTCGCGAATGGGACGCTGGTAGACGGCCGTGATCCCGGCAGGAAGCTTGATAGCCGCATTGACTCTCTCGTCACCGCGAACTTAGGGGCGGATCTGCCCATCGAGCTGCCCGATGGTCAGTGGCGATATGCGATCGCCCTGCAGGCGGTGGAAGGCTGCAAGGGTGCGCTGGTGATCCGGGCTGACATCGCTCCCTCGGCGGATGAATTGTTCTTGCTTCGGGCATTGACTCAGCAAACGGCCGCGGCGATGACAAATGCCGACCTGCTCAAGAAGGAGCGCGCACTCACTCAGGAACGTGAGTGTGCGATACAGCGCTTGTCCGCCACCATTTCCGAGCTCACGCGGCAGGACAAGATACACGCGACCCTGACGGCCGTATCCGGCTCGGGCTCGGGTGTGCAGGGAATCGCTGATGCGCTTCGGGAGCTTACGTCTTTGGACGTCATCGTTGAGGACGTGTTCGGCAATCCGCGGGCGTGGTCCGGCGGACGGGAGCCAAATCCGCACCGGCCGATCGGCGGCGACAACCGCGAAGAAATACTCCGGCGTGCCGCCGCTCATGGCACACCCCAGCGTGATGGCAATCAGATCTTCTGGCTTATTCGGCAGAAGGCGAAGATCCTTGGCGTTGTGCTCCTGCACGATCCGAAGAGGAACGCCGATCGTCTCGACATCGTCGCGCTAGAGCATGCTGCTACTGTGCTGGCACTGGAATTTGCCCACCATCGAGTCCTAGCCGAAACCGAGCTGCGGCTGCGCCGCGACCTCGTTGAGGACTTGTTGGCCGGCACGGACAATGAGAGCGCATGCCTGCGCGCGGAGGCACTCGGTCACGATCTTCTCGTGCCACACACCGTCACGGTTCTGCATTGGCAGCGTGGGGTCTCCGGCGATGCGATCGCCACTGCCGCGCGACGATGGGCCACCAACGCGCGAATGCATTCCCTCGCGGTGCGAAGACCAACCATGACCGTCTTGCTCACAGACGGTGTGCCCGAGCCGTCCTCTCTCTACCGTGCGATAGCGGTTGATGTCAGTTGCGAATCAGGCTCGATCGGCATAGGTTCGGCGGCCGCCACCCCGTCGGAGCTGCCGCGGTCATTCGCCGAGGCGCAGCGGGCGCTGCAGGTCCAAAAGGAGTCCATGTCACCGTACGGCGGCCGACGCTTCGAGGACCTCGGCCTGTACCGCATCCTTGACCGCGCCGGCGATAGGCCGGAGGTTCACGACTTCGTGATGGAATGGTTGGGTCCGTTGCTGAGCTACGACCGCAAGAAGAACGCCGATTTGGTCATGACACTCGCCCAGTACCTGGACTGCGGCGGGAACTACGACGCTGCGGCAGAGTCGCTCACTATCCACAGAAGCACCTTGCGTTATCGGCTTGGCCGCATTCGCGACATCTCGGGGCGTGACCTACAGGATGTCGAGGACCGACTGAACTTGCATATAGCGACCCGGATTGTCCGCATTTCCGGGATGCGGTTGTCGCAAGAATAA
- a CDS encoding UbiX family flavin prenyltransferase, with product MLARRDLTDSPAAQGAQQDCTAAGKTKRLIVGISGATGIIYGIRLLDQLHAAGVETHLVTSRAGEITRSYETHYTAGELRAKADVSYPIGDVGAAIASGSFRTQGMIIAPCSMRTLAEIATGVTTTLLTRAADVCLKERRRVVLLVREAPLTTIHLRNMLAATEGGAIVFPPVPAFYDRPATVDDIVNHTIGRVLDLFDLDTGLVHRWGEPAHEKLAHRNGKRV from the coding sequence ATGTTGGCAAGGAGGGATTTAACGGATTCTCCTGCGGCACAAGGTGCTCAGCAGGATTGCACGGCTGCCGGCAAGACGAAGCGCCTCATCGTCGGGATCTCCGGTGCCACCGGAATCATCTACGGTATCCGGCTTTTAGACCAGTTGCATGCCGCAGGAGTTGAAACCCACCTGGTCACCAGCCGAGCCGGCGAAATAACCAGGTCATACGAAACCCACTACACGGCAGGAGAACTGCGGGCGAAGGCCGACGTGAGCTACCCCATCGGTGATGTGGGCGCGGCCATTGCCAGCGGGTCGTTCCGAACACAGGGAATGATCATCGCCCCATGCTCGATGCGCACACTGGCCGAAATCGCCACTGGCGTTACCACCACCCTGTTAACGCGGGCGGCCGACGTTTGCCTCAAAGAGCGCCGACGCGTCGTCCTACTTGTGCGTGAAGCCCCTCTCACCACCATTCATCTGCGGAACATGCTCGCGGCAACCGAGGGCGGAGCCATCGTTTTTCCACCAGTGCCTGCATTTTACGACCGGCCGGCGACCGTCGACGACATCGTCAACCACACGATCGGGCGGGTACTGGATTTGTTCGACCTGGATACCGGCCTTGTTCATCGCTGGGGCGAACCGGCCCATGAGAAGTTGGCCCACCGAAACGGCAAACGCGTCTAG
- a CDS encoding MMPL/RND family transporter, with translation MTQSSDVDHYSTFLAGVARFAVTHKAIVVGAWLGLAVILASAFPQLETVVRQQSVDPVPRDIPSLQALDRMAKAFGEEGSTTTVVVAMENPEGLTPPVRQRYSDMVDKLRAHTNRVKLVRDLLADPATAGQATSRDGKAWYLPVGIAGTLGSPRAAESVHSVRDIAANAFGGTGTVTKVTGPAATMSDQIVAADNDLLIISVATAALIAAILLLVYRSVFTALLPLLVIGLSLAVGRGILAALGELGVPVSQFTIAFMTVILLGAGTDYSVFLISRYHEQRRQGVAVDAAVVHATATIGRVILASAATVALAMMSMAFATLNIFATSGPACAVAVLIGFVATVTLLPPVLVVAARRGIGEPRADRTRAYWNRIAVTVVRRPVPLFVISLVVLLALATACLTMRISYDDRKAQPADTASNQGYRLLDRHFPKDTTMTDFLLVESPKDMRTGTGLADLEELASRVSQIAGVTKVVGVTRPTGQRLQQAELSWQNAQIGDRLGGAARDGEGHKDQLKQLTDGADQLADGLTKLDTGVRTALGPMTGLLDRLQGVGGQVDGYRAALKQLNTMAPNIDRALADRAGLRPLAMRAGDAVAAIEPLAATLDGAPWCAGTPQCVALREHVATLVALRSGGFFDQVANLGDELSAKAGELSVEPTIAEIQQAADALGRSFNGAARPNAGLANEIRLLQNGIGRLASGARALAMGVHTLADSNIALLGGMSQIAAQLRESARSTQGSDAAAGFYLPPNALQDKRLGEVARQFVSPDGKTVRFAIESQYDPYTAEAMALVHKTTDVAVAATPNTSLAGAKVSMVGFPAVNADIQHLLVGDFVKLGIATLVIVGLILVALLRAVLAPLYLLATVVLNYAAAMGTGVLVFRYGLHHDITWPVPLLSFIILVAVGADYNMLLISRLREESANNFRVGVLRTVASTGSVITSAGLIFAASMFGLMVGSIATMVQMGFIIGCGLLLDTFVVRTLMVPAIATLLREASWWPGYARQNSPRGMTDR, from the coding sequence ATGACACAATCCAGCGACGTCGACCACTACAGCACATTCTTGGCCGGCGTGGCCCGGTTCGCGGTGACACACAAGGCGATCGTGGTCGGCGCATGGCTGGGTCTGGCGGTCATCCTGGCGTCGGCGTTCCCGCAACTGGAAACCGTCGTCCGGCAGCAATCGGTGGACCCGGTTCCACGCGACATCCCATCGTTGCAGGCGCTGGACCGAATGGCGAAGGCGTTCGGCGAAGAGGGATCGACCACGACGGTGGTCGTCGCCATGGAGAATCCAGAGGGGCTGACTCCGCCGGTGCGACAGCGCTATTCGGACATGGTCGACAAACTTCGCGCTCACACCAACCGAGTGAAGCTGGTCCGAGACCTGCTGGCCGACCCCGCGACCGCGGGGCAGGCGACAAGCCGTGACGGCAAAGCGTGGTACTTGCCGGTCGGGATCGCAGGGACCCTGGGCAGCCCCCGGGCGGCCGAATCGGTGCACTCGGTGCGCGACATCGCCGCCAACGCCTTCGGCGGCACCGGGACCGTCACCAAGGTAACCGGTCCGGCCGCGACGATGAGCGATCAGATCGTGGCCGCCGACAACGACTTGTTGATCATCTCGGTCGCCACCGCAGCCCTGATCGCCGCGATCCTGCTGCTGGTTTATCGCTCGGTGTTCACGGCGCTGCTTCCGCTGCTTGTCATCGGCCTGAGCTTGGCGGTCGGACGCGGAATACTCGCGGCACTCGGTGAGTTGGGCGTGCCCGTCTCGCAGTTCACGATCGCGTTCATGACCGTCATCCTTCTTGGCGCCGGCACTGATTACTCGGTCTTCTTGATCAGCCGCTATCACGAGCAACGACGACAGGGAGTCGCGGTTGACGCCGCGGTCGTCCACGCCACCGCGACGATCGGGCGCGTGATTCTGGCGTCAGCCGCGACCGTCGCGTTAGCCATGATGTCAATGGCATTCGCTACGTTGAACATCTTTGCGACATCGGGACCGGCGTGCGCCGTTGCCGTGCTGATCGGATTTGTTGCCACGGTGACATTGCTGCCACCGGTGTTGGTAGTGGCCGCGAGACGTGGCATCGGTGAACCTCGCGCGGATCGGACACGTGCTTACTGGAACCGCATCGCCGTGACGGTGGTCCGCAGGCCGGTGCCGTTGTTCGTGATCAGTCTGGTCGTTTTGCTGGCCCTGGCCACAGCTTGTCTCACCATGCGCATAAGTTACGACGATCGCAAGGCGCAGCCGGCCGACACCGCCAGCAATCAAGGCTACCGGTTGTTGGACAGGCACTTCCCCAAGGACACGACCATGACGGACTTTCTGCTCGTGGAGTCGCCGAAGGACATGCGAACCGGCACAGGACTCGCCGATCTCGAAGAGCTGGCATCCCGCGTCTCTCAGATAGCTGGGGTAACCAAGGTTGTCGGCGTGACCCGGCCCACCGGCCAACGCCTGCAACAAGCTGAATTGTCCTGGCAAAACGCCCAAATCGGTGACAGGCTCGGCGGTGCCGCCCGAGACGGAGAAGGCCACAAAGATCAACTCAAGCAGCTGACCGACGGGGCGGATCAGCTGGCCGACGGCCTGACGAAGCTCGATACCGGCGTACGAACGGCGTTGGGCCCGATGACGGGTTTGTTGGATCGGTTGCAAGGTGTGGGAGGACAGGTCGACGGCTACCGAGCGGCGCTGAAGCAACTGAATACGATGGCGCCCAATATTGATCGCGCTCTTGCGGACCGCGCCGGCTTGCGACCATTGGCCATGCGGGCGGGCGACGCGGTCGCCGCGATCGAACCCCTGGCCGCAACGCTCGACGGCGCGCCCTGGTGTGCAGGAACGCCGCAATGCGTGGCGCTACGCGAACACGTCGCGACCCTAGTTGCGCTACGCAGCGGCGGCTTCTTCGATCAGGTCGCCAACCTTGGTGATGAGTTGAGCGCCAAGGCGGGCGAGTTATCCGTCGAACCGACGATAGCGGAGATACAACAGGCGGCGGACGCCCTTGGCCGAAGCTTCAACGGCGCCGCGCGCCCAAATGCTGGTCTTGCCAACGAGATTCGACTGCTGCAAAACGGCATCGGCCGGCTCGCCTCGGGTGCCCGGGCGCTTGCGATGGGTGTACACACGCTGGCCGACAGCAACATCGCACTGCTGGGCGGTATGAGTCAAATTGCCGCACAACTACGCGAATCGGCCAGATCCACGCAAGGATCGGATGCGGCCGCCGGTTTCTATCTGCCGCCGAACGCGCTGCAGGACAAGCGCCTCGGTGAGGTCGCTCGCCAATTCGTGTCGCCGGACGGCAAGACCGTACGGTTCGCGATCGAGTCACAGTACGATCCCTACACGGCCGAGGCGATGGCGCTCGTGCACAAGACCACCGATGTCGCGGTGGCTGCGACACCCAACACGTCGCTGGCCGGCGCCAAGGTTTCGATGGTCGGATTTCCGGCCGTCAATGCCGATATTCAACATCTGCTGGTCGGCGACTTCGTCAAGCTCGGGATCGCGACATTGGTCATCGTGGGACTGATATTGGTTGCTCTTCTTCGAGCGGTGCTCGCACCCCTTTACCTGCTCGCCACCGTGGTGCTCAACTACGCCGCCGCAATGGGCACGGGAGTATTGGTGTTCCGTTACGGCTTGCATCATGACATCACCTGGCCGGTGCCGTTGTTGTCGTTCATCATCCTGGTCGCAGTGGGTGCCGACTACAACATGCTTTTGATCTCACGCCTTCGTGAAGAGTCGGCCAACAATTTCAGGGTGGGGGTGCTGCGGACCGTTGCCAGCACCGGCTCGGTCATCACCTCGGCCGGTTTGATCTTTGCGGCGAGCATGTTCGGGTTGATGGTCGGTTCCATCGCAACGATGGTTCAAATGGGTTTCATCATCGGATGTGGACTGCTGCTGGACACGTTCGTCGTCCGGACGCTAATGGTGCCCGCCATCGCCACGTTGCTCCGCGAGGCGAGTTGGTGGCCCGGCTACGCCCGGCAGAACTCGCCGCGCGGGATGACCGATCGATAG
- a CDS encoding aldo/keto reductase produces MSLRSGEKIAALGQGTWHFGENPGRRAQEVASIRLGVDLGMTVIDTAEMYGNGAAETLVGEAMKGRRSEAFLVDKVLPHHASRVGTVRACEASLVRLGVEYIDLYLLHWRGLIPLAETIEGFAELKQNGMIRHWGVSNFDIDDMVELWSVPGGDEVQANQILYNLARRGPEYALLPWLAEHRIPPMAYSPIEQGRLLEHPALQPIALQHDATPAQIALAWVLQHDGVNAIPRAGTLLHVRQNAAARDIELTRDELHALDRAFPPPTRGRPLEVL; encoded by the coding sequence ATGTCCTTGCGCTCAGGCGAGAAGATCGCCGCCCTCGGGCAGGGCACTTGGCATTTTGGCGAAAATCCAGGGCGGCGGGCCCAGGAGGTGGCCTCGATCCGGCTCGGTGTTGACCTGGGAATGACGGTGATCGACACCGCGGAGATGTACGGCAACGGCGCGGCGGAGACCTTGGTGGGTGAGGCGATGAAAGGACGCCGCAGCGAAGCATTCCTCGTCGACAAGGTGCTCCCACACCATGCGAGCCGGGTAGGCACCGTCCGGGCGTGTGAGGCAAGCCTGGTCAGGCTCGGCGTCGAATACATCGATCTCTACCTCCTGCACTGGCGGGGCCTTATCCCGCTGGCCGAGACAATCGAAGGCTTTGCCGAATTGAAGCAGAATGGGATGATCCGCCATTGGGGCGTAAGCAATTTCGACATCGACGACATGGTCGAACTTTGGAGCGTCCCGGGCGGTGATGAGGTCCAGGCTAATCAGATCCTCTACAACCTGGCCCGCCGAGGCCCTGAGTACGCCCTATTGCCGTGGCTGGCAGAACATCGGATCCCGCCCATGGCCTACTCGCCGATCGAGCAGGGCCGGCTGCTGGAACACCCTGCGCTGCAACCGATCGCGCTGCAACACGATGCGACTCCTGCACAGATCGCGCTCGCCTGGGTGCTTCAACACGACGGCGTCAACGCTATTCCACGCGCCGGAACGCTTCTGCACGTTCGGCAAAACGCCGCCGCCCGCGACATCGAGCTGACCCGCGACGAGTTGCATGCCCTCGACCGCGCGTTCCCGCCGCCTACCCGGGGGCGTCCGCTCGAGGTTCTGTGA
- a CDS encoding limonene-1,2-epoxide hydrolase family protein, producing MTFSSGELVTEFCGLWATPDAETLAGYFTEDAVYHNIPMQALRGRPAIKEFIEGFTATLDGIDFRIHRQLNHGQLVMNERTDVLLRKDGGEIHLPVAGIFEIRDQRIAAWRDYFDMGAITRAFS from the coding sequence ATGACGTTCTCATCTGGCGAACTCGTGACCGAGTTCTGTGGTCTCTGGGCAACCCCCGACGCTGAGACGCTGGCCGGCTATTTCACCGAAGATGCGGTCTATCACAATATTCCGATGCAGGCGCTACGTGGACGTCCTGCGATCAAGGAGTTCATCGAGGGGTTCACCGCCACTCTCGACGGCATCGACTTCCGAATTCATAGGCAGCTCAACCATGGTCAGCTGGTGATGAACGAACGCACTGATGTGTTGCTGCGCAAGGACGGCGGTGAAATACACCTTCCAGTGGCGGGAATCTTCGAGATCCGGGACCAACGGATAGCGGCATGGCGCGATTACTTCGACATGGGCGCGATCACCAGAGCCTTCAGCTGA
- a CDS encoding GlcG/HbpS family heme-binding protein, producing the protein MTLDETSVCLDDAQRVVAAGRAKAEEISSPSNIAVVDVGGNLVTHIRMDGAWIGSVDISINKAFTARAFDIATEELAADAGPGGQFYGIHVSNGGRVMIFAGGIPLRRADRIVGAVGVSGGSGKQDQAVAEAAAAAL; encoded by the coding sequence ATGACTCTCGATGAGACATCGGTTTGTCTTGATGACGCGCAGCGAGTGGTTGCCGCGGGCAGGGCCAAAGCCGAGGAGATTTCCTCGCCGTCGAATATCGCGGTCGTCGACGTCGGCGGCAATCTGGTGACGCACATTCGGATGGACGGCGCCTGGATAGGCAGTGTCGACATCTCCATAAACAAGGCCTTCACGGCCCGTGCATTCGACATCGCGACCGAAGAGCTGGCGGCCGACGCCGGTCCGGGCGGTCAGTTCTATGGAATCCACGTCTCAAACGGGGGCAGAGTCATGATTTTTGCAGGAGGAATCCCACTGCGACGTGCCGACCGGATAGTAGGCGCCGTCGGCGTCAGCGGCGGGAGCGGGAAGCAGGACCAGGCTGTCGCCGAAGCCGCCGCCGCTGCCCTTTAA
- a CDS encoding glutathione-independent formaldehyde dehydrogenase, whose protein sequence is MKAVVYEGPRNVSVEEVPDPVVSEPTDVLVRITTTNICGSDLHMYEGRTAMDSGRVLGHENLGEVVDTGAAVVSVRVGDRVCLPFNISCGFCRNCERGLTAFCLTTNPDPDMVGAAYGFAGMGPYNGGQAEYLRVPFGDSNCLKLPDDAQEKENDYVMLSDIFPTGWHCTELAGMQPGDEIVVYGAGPVGLMAAHSAMIKGAAKVMIVDRHPDRLKLAEQIGVIAIDDSKGSAVEQILEQTNGAGADCGCDCIGYQAHDPQGQEDPAMVLRDLVRVVKFTGGIGVVGLYLPQDPGAPDQERQKGRITFEMGQFWVKGQRMGTGQANVKHYNRQLRDLIHEGRANPSWIISHQLPLSEAPSAYEHFDARDDGWTKVVLKPQLASD, encoded by the coding sequence ATGAAAGCTGTCGTATACGAGGGGCCCAGGAACGTCAGCGTCGAGGAGGTTCCGGACCCGGTCGTCTCGGAGCCCACCGATGTCCTCGTCCGGATCACCACCACCAATATTTGCGGGTCCGACCTGCACATGTACGAGGGCCGGACAGCGATGGACAGTGGCAGGGTCCTCGGCCACGAGAATCTCGGCGAAGTTGTTGACACAGGAGCCGCCGTGGTCTCGGTGCGAGTGGGTGATCGGGTATGCCTGCCCTTCAACATCAGCTGCGGCTTCTGCCGCAATTGCGAGAGAGGGCTGACGGCTTTCTGCCTGACCACCAATCCCGACCCGGACATGGTTGGGGCGGCCTACGGGTTCGCGGGTATGGGCCCGTACAACGGCGGGCAAGCCGAGTACTTGCGGGTGCCGTTCGGCGACTCGAACTGCCTGAAACTGCCCGACGACGCGCAGGAGAAGGAAAACGACTACGTCATGCTGTCGGACATTTTCCCGACCGGCTGGCACTGTACAGAACTTGCGGGAATGCAACCCGGCGATGAGATTGTGGTCTATGGTGCGGGCCCGGTCGGGTTGATGGCTGCCCATTCAGCGATGATCAAGGGCGCGGCCAAGGTGATGATCGTCGATCGTCACCCCGATCGGCTCAAGCTGGCCGAACAAATCGGCGTCATCGCGATCGACGATTCGAAGGGGTCTGCCGTCGAGCAGATCCTTGAGCAAACCAACGGCGCCGGCGCCGACTGCGGTTGCGACTGCATCGGTTATCAGGCGCATGACCCTCAGGGCCAGGAGGATCCCGCGATGGTGCTCCGGGATCTCGTGCGGGTAGTGAAGTTCACCGGCGGAATCGGCGTGGTGGGATTGTATCTGCCGCAGGATCCAGGCGCGCCGGACCAAGAACGACAAAAGGGCAGAATCACTTTCGAAATGGGCCAATTCTGGGTCAAGGGCCAACGGATGGGTACCGGTCAGGCCAACGTCAAGCATTACAACCGCCAGTTGCGTGATCTGATCCACGAAGGCAGGGCCAACCCGTCGTGGATCATCTCTCACCAGCTGCCGTTGTCTGAGGCCCCGAGCGCGTACGAGCACTTCGACGCCCGCGACGACGGTTGGACCAAAGTGGTGCTCAAGCCGCAACTTGCGTCGGATTGA
- a CDS encoding cytochrome P450 — MDIDDVDFAFDDQPDLHAVLARLRERKPYAIVRFAGVPAVLLLTDELVRAAFRDEATFPAAPVYAMTTEPVFGRTVLSMSGTEHRANRAMVSAPLRRNRVQQYVRPVIEPVINELIDRFIDRGRADLVTEFTQRYSLLIISRLLGIPVDDEAKVHRWAQAMIHYPFDPDWATRSAREFTDYVAPLLAERRREPNDDMISMLVTASAENGQTLTDEEIHTFLRMLFPLGADTTMLALGNTLSALLNHPEQLDLLRSDLEKYVQPAVWEGLRWEPAVGMLPRACPAATTWRGIEIPALTPMIFAINAAHRDPAVYDRPDEFDITRNVMPTVSFGQGPHSCIGNWLANTELAAALTLLVRRLPDLALDPARAHTSTITSQVGTTLRGPNALHVTFRSP; from the coding sequence TTGGACATCGACGACGTCGATTTCGCGTTTGATGATCAGCCCGACCTACACGCTGTGCTGGCGCGGCTGCGGGAACGCAAGCCCTACGCCATCGTCCGGTTCGCCGGGGTACCCGCGGTTTTGTTGTTGACCGACGAGCTGGTCCGGGCCGCCTTTAGAGACGAGGCCACGTTCCCCGCTGCACCCGTGTACGCGATGACCACCGAACCGGTGTTCGGCAGAACGGTGTTAAGCATGTCCGGCACCGAGCACCGAGCCAACCGCGCGATGGTGTCCGCGCCCTTGCGGCGTAATCGTGTCCAGCAGTACGTGCGGCCGGTGATCGAACCGGTCATCAATGAGTTGATCGACCGGTTTATCGACCGGGGAAGGGCCGACCTGGTCACCGAGTTCACCCAGCGATACTCATTGCTGATCATCAGCCGCCTGCTCGGCATTCCCGTCGATGACGAGGCCAAGGTTCATCGCTGGGCACAGGCCATGATCCACTACCCGTTCGATCCCGACTGGGCGACCCGGTCGGCCCGGGAGTTCACCGACTATGTGGCTCCGTTGCTCGCCGAGCGCCGTCGCGAACCGAACGACGACATGATCTCGATGCTGGTCACGGCCAGCGCAGAAAACGGGCAAACCCTTACCGACGAAGAGATTCACACCTTCTTGAGGATGCTGTTCCCGCTGGGAGCCGACACCACCATGCTTGCTCTGGGCAACACGTTGTCCGCGCTACTCAACCATCCCGAGCAACTCGACCTTCTGCGCTCAGATCTCGAAAAGTACGTGCAACCTGCGGTGTGGGAAGGACTGCGCTGGGAACCCGCCGTCGGAATGCTCCCCCGAGCATGCCCGGCGGCGACCACCTGGCGTGGGATCGAGATCCCTGCCTTGACACCCATGATTTTCGCCATCAACGCCGCGCATCGAGATCCGGCTGTCTACGATCGGCCCGACGAATTCGACATCACCCGCAATGTGATGCCGACGGTGTCCTTCGGGCAGGGCCCTCACAGCTGTATCGGGAACTGGCTGGCTAACACAGAACTCGCCGCAGCGCTGACGTTGCTGGTGCGGCGTTTGCCTGACCTCGCCCTGGATCCCGCGCGGGCCCATACGTCAACGATTACAAGCCAAGTCGGTACCACCCTGCGGGGACCCAACGCTCTGCACGTCACCTTCAGGTCGCCGTGA
- a CDS encoding NAD-dependent succinate-semialdehyde dehydrogenase, which translates to MDSHSVKIEHPSPIATVNPANGQVLREFNPMSDEQVDHAVYDAHRAFLSWRERPVSERVAALARAADLMLERIDELSGLVTMEMGKLRHEARGEVNLSAEIFRYYAENAAELLAPEPLTADAGSAEIRYEPLGVLLGVMPWNFPIYQVARFAAPNIAAGNTIVLKHASQCPQCSIAIEKLLTDAGLPRGVYVNLLVPGRTVQRVITNPLVRGVSLTGSDAAGQSVAESAGHEVKKTVLELGGSDAFIVLDDEDFERTLDFAVTARVANCGQSCVAAKRFIVLGDLYDRFLQGLRERMVALRPGDPTDEATTLAPLSSEQAAQRLIDQIQQGVASGATLVLGGGRIDRPGAYVQPTILTDITPDNPAFREELFGPAAQVYRVETDAEAIELANATPFALGGSVWSGDERRARNLAARLETGMVWINYPTSSQPQLPFGGIKRSGYGRELGPLGIKEFLNPKLVRVVERGAQPTAGFFG; encoded by the coding sequence ATGGACTCACATTCGGTCAAGATCGAACACCCTTCACCCATTGCGACCGTGAACCCGGCCAACGGGCAGGTGCTACGGGAGTTCAACCCGATGAGCGACGAGCAGGTCGATCACGCGGTCTACGACGCCCATCGAGCCTTCCTGTCCTGGCGCGAGCGTCCCGTCAGTGAGCGGGTGGCCGCGCTCGCCCGGGCCGCCGACCTGATGCTGGAGCGCATCGATGAGCTCAGCGGCCTGGTGACCATGGAAATGGGCAAGCTTCGTCACGAAGCGCGCGGCGAGGTGAACCTGAGCGCCGAGATCTTTCGCTACTACGCAGAAAACGCCGCGGAACTACTTGCGCCCGAACCGCTCACCGCGGACGCGGGTAGCGCGGAGATACGCTACGAGCCATTGGGCGTGCTGCTCGGCGTCATGCCGTGGAATTTCCCGATATACCAGGTTGCCCGCTTCGCGGCGCCCAACATCGCCGCCGGCAACACCATCGTGTTGAAACACGCGAGCCAATGTCCGCAATGCTCGATCGCGATCGAGAAGCTGCTGACCGATGCGGGCCTCCCGCGCGGCGTTTACGTCAACCTGCTGGTGCCCGGTCGCACGGTGCAAAGGGTAATCACGAATCCCTTGGTGCGCGGCGTCTCGCTGACCGGGAGCGACGCCGCCGGCCAGTCGGTCGCCGAGAGCGCGGGACACGAGGTGAAGAAGACAGTGCTCGAACTGGGCGGCAGTGATGCGTTCATCGTGCTCGACGATGAGGACTTCGAGCGCACGCTGGACTTCGCGGTGACGGCCCGCGTCGCGAACTGCGGCCAGAGCTGCGTCGCCGCAAAGCGATTCATCGTCCTCGGCGACCTCTACGACCGCTTCCTGCAGGGTTTGCGGGAACGAATGGTCGCACTGAGGCCGGGAGACCCGACCGACGAGGCCACCACCCTTGCCCCGCTCAGCTCCGAGCAGGCCGCACAACGCCTGATCGATCAGATCCAACAGGGCGTCGCCAGCGGCGCCACCCTGGTACTCGGCGGCGGCCGCATCGACCGCCCCGGCGCCTACGTCCAGCCGACCATCCTGACCGATATCACACCGGACAACCCGGCCTTTCGCGAGGAGCTATTCGGTCCGGCGGCGCAGGTGTACCGGGTCGAAACCGACGCCGAGGCAATCGAACTCGCCAACGCTACACCGTTCGCACTCGGCGGTTCGGTGTGGAGCGGGGACGAGCGGCGGGCTCGGAACCTGGCCGCCCGGTTGGAGACCGGCATGGTATGGATCAACTATCCCACCAGCTCACAACCGCAGCTGCCCTTCGGAGGTATCAAACGCTCCGGATACGGACGTGAGCTCGGTCCACTGGGCATCAAAGAATTCCTCAACCCGAAGCTGGTGCGGGTGGTCGAGCGTGGCGCCCAGCCGACAGCCGGATTCTTCGGCTAG